In Fundulus heteroclitus isolate FHET01 chromosome 8, MU-UCD_Fhet_4.1, whole genome shotgun sequence, a genomic segment contains:
- the LOC105931125 gene encoding proteinase-activated receptor 3: MGKLFIRLLLFALFIHGTLQENGETGIKDENNSTKRVVPQPRVFKFLVPTKPDLHGTQAPNSTLSPAPQLISGAALGYLKGPLSIKVIPVIYIILVIVGIPANITVLCLLFTKIRKVSSAILYCSLAISDLFLLISLLFKAHYHLHGNHWVLGEAACRAVTACFYGNLYCSALTLVCIAIKRYMAIVHPFMYKTLPKVRCTSLVVLAVWGVFGVSLVPELLVQQSFPVSQLNRTTCHDVMPLDSSSHAFLLYSNLILTVLCLLVPMVVTVFCFVQILKALSRSHFDWTMYVRSSSLVFSIFLGCFFPAGILHFLHYMQMFGNGNDSLYVYFNMAVCLCCLHACLDPFLFVLMSKSAGSRLFFLTPKGKNLSISF; encoded by the exons ATGGGGAAACTTTTCATTCGCCTTCTGCTGTTTGCTCTGTTTATACACGGGACACTTCAGGAAAATG GCGAAACGGGGATAAAAGATGAGAATAACAGCACAAAGAGAGTGGTCCCTCAGCCCAGAGTCTTTAAATTTCTCGTTCCCACAAAGCCTGACCTCCATGGCACCCAAGCTCCCAATTCAACTCTCTCTCCAGCTCCCCAGCTCATAAGCGGCGCTGCTCTAGGATACCTCAAAGGGCCCCTGAGCATCAAAGTCATCCCCGTCATTTACATTATTCTGGTAATTGTTGGCATCCCAGCCAACATCACCGTCCTCTGTTTACTCTTTACCAAAATTAGAAAGGTTTCATCCGCCATCCTCTACTGCAGCCTGGCCATCTCCGACCTATTCCTCCTCATCTCTCTCCTGTTCAAGGCTCACTATCATCTCCATGGAAACCACTGGGTGCTCGGAGAAGCTGCCTGTCGAGCGGTTACGGCCTGTTTCTATGGTAACCTCTACTGCTCGGCCCTGACGTTGGTTTGCATTGCCATCAAGCGCTACATGGCCATAGTGCACCCGTTCATGTACAAAACACTGCCCAAGGTGAGGTGCACATCCCTGGTTGTCCTGGCCGTGTGGGGGGTGTTTGGTGTCTCCCTTGTCCCCGAGCTCTTGGTCCAGCAGAGCTTCCCGGTTTCTCAGCTGAACCGCACCACTTGCCACGACGTAATGCCTCTGGATTCCAGCTCTCATGCGTTCCTGCTCTATAGCAACCTGATTCTCACAGTTTTGTGCCTTCTGGTGCCAATGGTGGTCACTGTTTTCTGCTTCGTCCAGATCCTCAAAGCTCTCAGCCGGTCACACTTCGACTGGACCATGTACGTTAGGTCCAGCTCTCTAGTGTTTAGCATCTTTCTGGGGTGCTTCTTTCCTGCCGGCATCCTGCACTTCCTCCATTACATGCAGATGTTTGGGAATGGAAATGACAGTCTGTATGTCTACTTTAACATGGCGGTGTGTCTCTGCTGCCTCCACGCCTGTCTGGACCCCTTCTTATTTGTCCTCATGTCCAAGTCTGCAGGCTCCAGACTGTTCTTCCTGACTCCCAAAGGCAAGAACCTTAGCATATCATTCTGA